CCACCAAAAGCGCAAATTTAATTGCGGGGATAAACTCGAATAATTTTTCCTCAACACTTGGCACCGATGGCGCGCCCGGATCCGATAATTCGGCATCGGCTTGATGGGACTGTGCCCCACTCCGATACCAAAACCATGCACCAACGCCAAGTGCCGCCGCCATCACCAGCAACCCCATCGGGAGAACACTTAAAAACCACGCTGCATTAAGCGGTAGAATAATAGCAAGTAATACCTCGGGAAAACTGACCGCGGTAGCAAAAAACGCCGCAGCAAGAAGCGGTCGCATATCTTTTGTACCGAGACTTTTGTGTGCCAACGCCTGCACAATAGCCGTCGAGGACACAAGCCCGCCCGCGATGCTTGCCAGCAGAACCCCCTTGCGCTCTCCCACGAGCTTGCTTAATAAATGGCCGACTAATTCAACGCCGGTAATAAGCACCACCACCAACCACAATTGAAACGGATTGATAATCTGCAGAGAAAGAAGTTGTGTATACCACCCGCCGCGCATTGCCGACAATTCCTGAAATGCAGAAATATTTTCAAGTGAGTACCATTGATTAGGCAAAAAGGGCAGGATCACCAGCGCAACCACCGCAAACATAATCAGAGCATGCATTTCATATGAGGTAATGCCCCGCACCAATTCTTTTGTCCGATCTTTAAGAGAAAGAATAAGAATTAACACAATGGTCAGTGCGACCAATACCTGCATCGGAAAATAATTTGCCACCGCAATAAATCCAACGAGAAAAGTGAATACCGCCGAAAGTTCGGTGGTCATGCCGATCGATTTAATTAAAATACTGCCCATCACATAATAGGCAGCCAGCATCACAAAAAATGTCGCGGCAATCAGCGTTGCAAGCGCGTTGTTGCTCGAAAGCGCCATCACCCCCGCAAACGCTCCCAACAACGCGATCATAGAGAACGTTCTCACGCCGCCGATATTGAGACGCTCAAGTGCCTGCTCCTCACCCGTGCGATCGCGATGTGATTCACGCTCAAGACCAATAACCGCACCCAATCCCAATGCGAGCGCCAATTTTGCAATGATAGCTAATGACATCATATCCGTCCTTGAGAGGAAGCCATGCAGCTATTTTTTCCCTTCGTAAAAATTGATTGCAATGAGCGGAGAGATTGCAATAAGCACCAAAGAAACAATAGCAAAATTTGTCGAAATAGGATTGGCGCGCAAATACAGTGCGGCCATTAAATCATCAACCCGATAGATCAGCGCATATCCCCCCACCACCGCCAATTCAATCAAAACCCACAACAATACCAATGTGATTGCTAAAATAATGCACGCCATTGAAATATCGCCCGTGCGTTTCGACGTAAAACGAACATGCCGATGCGCAAGACTATGACCAGTTTGATGATCTATGTGATGCGTTGAGTGTTCCATACGCTTTTTGAAACAGTATACCACATCCTACCGCGCGTGGGGAATACGCAGGTGCTCATAAGCCAACTCGGTTGCCATGCGCCCCGATGGCGTACGGGTTATAAATCCCATTTTAACTAAATAGGGTTCATAGACCTCTTCTATAACGTCTCGATCATCCCCTAATGCTGACGCCAATGCGTTGACGCCAACCGGACCCCCGGAAAACCGCTCGATGATTGCGCGCAACAAATTCCGATCGTGTTCTTCTAGTCCCTGATCATCAATAGCAAACATATCTAGCACCGCGCGGGCGATAGCCACATCGGCACGTTCAAGGCGCTGAACTTGGCAAAAATCACGAACACGCTTGAGTAAGCGGTTGGCGATACGTGGGGTGAATCGGGATGCATGCGCGACTAAATCAATCGCCTCATCGGCAAGCGCCACATCTAAAATTTTTGCCGACCGCTCGATAATCGCGCGGATATCATCAAGCGAGTAATAATCCAAATGGAACATGCCGCCAAAGCGAGTGCGTAATGGCGACGAAAGCAGATTAACTCGCGTGGTCGCCGCGACCAACGTAAAGCGAGGAAGCGACAAGGACAGCATGCGCGCGCCCGGACCCTTGCCTACCACCACATGTAGAACCCCCGATTCCATGGCTGGGTATAACATCTCCTCAATAGCGCGGTTGATGCGATGTGCTTCGTCAATAAATAAAACATCCCCTTCCTCCAAGGTGGATAGGATGGCGGCCATGTCTCCGGCCTTACTCAGGACCGGACCCGAGGTCACCCGCAAGTGTCCGCCCATCTGACGAGCAACCAATCCAGCCAATGTCGTCTTCCCGAGCCCCGCTGGTCCATAAAAAAGTATATGATCTATCGGTTCTTTGCGTTCTTGTGCCGCCTTCATCATCAACGCCAAGTTCCGTTTAACGCCATCCTGACCAATATAGTCCCCCCATGCTTCGGGACGCAAAGCAGCGTCTAAATAGGCGTCTTCACGCAGATCTTTCTGGGGAGGATTGTTATGCACACGTTTTCCACTTGACATGGTTCTGGATTTGTTTATTATTGGCTACTGCTGACTCTAGCAGAAAATCCGCAGGAAAAAAAGCGGCATCCATGTCGTTTTGCGGGTACTTGACATAATATCATTGATATGCTATACTGCATATCGACACTGGGTTATGCGATCGCCTAATCCTGTGGACACACGTTCAGGAATTTTTCTATGCCCATGGACGTCCAGGTTTCGGCTCGGACACTCCTCTGAAAGATTCTATAAATCTTTGCGTGACGCTAAAGATTTTACTTCCACACAGTTGTCCACAGAATTAGGCGATTTCTTTTTGCAAGAACCGCCGACCACACAAAACGTCCCGATATATATCGGGACGTTTTGTGTTTCCTCGCCGCAGATAACTGTTTCTGACGATCGTCAGAAACAGTTATCTTTTTTACGTTATCGTGCAACCGGAACGGTGAGCGGGGCTCCCTTCGCATACGGCTGCTCAACCGTACGATCGAAACAATAATGACCGATCGGATGTTCCCATGTCGGTGCCTCGGGATTTGAATATGGATCGCTCTCTCCCAGCGTGCTCCGGACAAAATCCGCACAGAGCTGATACGAGGTACTCGCGGTTTTTTCGTATCCGATTGATCCAGCCGATGCAAAGAACGCCAACGGATCGCTTTTAACGTCAGCGAGCGTTGCGGGAAGTTGGTCGTGTCGACTATAAAAATCTCGTACTGCACTGTCGGTTTGTTGCGCCCACGAAAGCGTTTGCTCATCCGCCCGCTTGTCGCGCGCAACCACCGGAGAGTCAACCACCAGAAACGCCGCGCCAAAAACAAGAGCCACCACCCCTATCGCAATGCCTCCCATTGCTTTATTTTCACGCTTCCCCGCTCCCGTGGTTGGTGAACGGCGGATCTCCCAAAAATAATATCCGAATATCGCACCGGCGATCAGCAGAATAACCAACGCCTTGAGCGCAAACCGCCACACAATATCACCATTAAGGACATTGACCATTAAAGCGATTAAATCACCAATAATGGTGCCAGCCGCAATAAAAAGAATAATATAGGTAATCCATTTACGCACCCGCGACATTTCATCAATCGCCCCACTCCGCAGATAGGCATGGACAAGATGGCCGACGATAAAATATACCGGTGCGGCGACGACAAGCGATGCGACGCCGTATACCGCCACACCCTGGCTGACCAACGCACCATAGGCTCCGCTCAAAGTATCAGAAAAATATTTATTAATGATCTGGAAAAGGATCGCGCCCACACCGCTGGCCACAAAGCCCAGCGATAAGAACCAGACCAGATATAAAAAGAAGTGCAGAGCTGGATTTTTTCGCTCCGATCCCGCAGGAG
This window of the Patescibacteria group bacterium genome carries:
- the ruvB gene encoding Holliday junction branch migration DNA helicase RuvB codes for the protein MSSGKRVHNNPPQKDLREDAYLDAALRPEAWGDYIGQDGVKRNLALMMKAAQERKEPIDHILFYGPAGLGKTTLAGLVARQMGGHLRVTSGPVLSKAGDMAAILSTLEEGDVLFIDEAHRINRAIEEMLYPAMESGVLHVVVGKGPGARMLSLSLPRFTLVAATTRVNLLSSPLRTRFGGMFHLDYYSLDDIRAIIERSAKILDVALADEAIDLVAHASRFTPRIANRLLKRVRDFCQVQRLERADVAIARAVLDMFAIDDQGLEEHDRNLLRAIIERFSGGPVGVNALASALGDDRDVIEEVYEPYLVKMGFITRTPSGRMATELAYEHLRIPHAR
- a CDS encoding DUF5671 domain-containing protein — encoded protein: MTDNNTQYKQESTTLHESPAGSERKNPALHFFLYLVWFLSLGFVASGVGAILFQIINKYFSDTLSGAYGALVSQGVAVYGVASLVVAAPVYFIVGHLVHAYLRSGAIDEMSRVRKWITYIILFIAAGTIIGDLIALMVNVLNGDIVWRFALKALVILLIAGAIFGYYFWEIRRSPTTGAGKRENKAMGGIAIGVVALVFGAAFLVVDSPVVARDKRADEQTLSWAQQTDSAVRDFYSRHDQLPATLADVKSDPLAFFASAGSIGYEKTASTSYQLCADFVRSTLGESDPYSNPEAPTWEHPIGHYCFDRTVEQPYAKGAPLTVPVAR
- a CDS encoding DUF4010 domain-containing protein, with amino-acid sequence MMSLAIIAKLALALGLGAVIGLERESHRDRTGEEQALERLNIGGVRTFSMIALLGAFAGVMALSSNNALATLIAATFFVMLAAYYVMGSILIKSIGMTTELSAVFTFLVGFIAVANYFPMQVLVALTIVLILILSLKDRTKELVRGITSYEMHALIMFAVVALVILPFLPNQWYSLENISAFQELSAMRGGWYTQLLSLQIINPFQLWLVVVLITGVELVGHLLSKLVGERKGVLLASIAGGLVSSTAIVQALAHKSLGTKDMRPLLAAAFFATAVSFPEVLLAIILPLNAAWFLSVLPMGLLVMAAALGVGAWFWYRSGAQSHQADAELSDPGAPSVPSVEEKLFEFIPAIKFALLVVCVGIIARFLFLVFGGTGFLVGVVIAAFTGLDAITIVLASMAGAAIPFSFALIGFIIANAANLAAKFLYALIWGKREFAYAFLWASVIIVAISIAGYFVV